Below is a genomic region from Actinoallomurus bryophytorum.
ACGATCACGGCACCACCCAAGCACAGGGGCGTTCGCGGGTTACGAGGCGGCTGCGTACGGGCGGGCGTGGGCTCGCCGCTGGAGCGCCGGAGCGCTGCCGTACCGGTATCGGCGCACGGCGGCGGGCCTGTGACGTGATAAGGCCGTCGCCGCGTCTAGGGAGTAGAAGACCGCCGGACGAAACTGGGAAGGCCCGATGGCCAAAGATCCGAATGGATTTCAGGAGTTCGCTGCGGCGCGCAGCGCCTCTTTGTTTCGCACCGCTCGCCTGTTGTGCGACGACTGGCATCTGGCCGAAGACCTGGTGCAGACGACGCTCGGCAAGCTGTACGCGTCCTGGTGGCGGGTCCGCCGGGCTGACAACCCGGCGGCGTACGCCCGCACCGTGCTGATGCGGACCTATCTGTCCCACATGCGTAAGCACAGCAGCAGAGAGACGCCAAGAGAAGCAGTACCGGAGACCGCGGTCAATGAGTCCGATCAGGCGCTCCGGATGACGCTGCTCAAGGCTCTGGCGGAACTCTCCGCCCAGGACCGTGTCGTGCTGGTCCTGCGCTACTGGGAGGACCAAAGCGTCGAGGACGTCGCCGCGGCCCTGCGGCTCAGTCGTGGCGCGGTGCGTAACCGGAGCATGCGCGCCTTAGGCCGGCTTCGGAATGCGCTCGGTGACGAACTCCAGACCCTGATCACGTGACGAGGACGCCGCCGGTCCGCCGGAAAAGAACTGAGGACGAACGATGACGAACATGGAAGATCAGCTGGCCGAGGCGATGCGCCGTACGGCTGGAACGATCGAGCCCCGGGTCACCGAGCTGGTGACCGGAGGCATCGCACGGGGACGCCGGCGGCGCCTCCGTAATCGGGTGGGTGCCGCCTCGGCGGTCGCCGCAGTCACCGCGGCCGCCGTCGCCGCAGGTGTGCTCACCATCGGTGCAGCCGACGGGACGGGTACGTCGCAGC
It encodes:
- a CDS encoding SigE family RNA polymerase sigma factor codes for the protein MAKDPNGFQEFAAARSASLFRTARLLCDDWHLAEDLVQTTLGKLYASWWRVRRADNPAAYARTVLMRTYLSHMRKHSSRETPREAVPETAVNESDQALRMTLLKALAELSAQDRVVLVLRYWEDQSVEDVAAALRLSRGAVRNRSMRALGRLRNALGDELQTLIT